A region of Streptomyces deccanensis DNA encodes the following proteins:
- a CDS encoding peptide ABC transporter substrate-binding protein, whose amino-acid sequence MRGATHARWIAGAVAVALAATACGGGDDDGDGGSGSGDAGAVLSSSWGDPQNPLEPANTNEVQGGKVLDMIFRGLKRYDAKTGEAKDMLAESIETTDSQNFTITVKDGWTFQNGEKVTAKSFVDAWNYGASLKNNQRNAYFFEYIEGYDKTHPAEGEQTADTLSGLKVTGENTFTVKLTQKFSTFPDTLGYNAFAPLPQSFFTDHDAWLAKPVGNGPYAVESYTKGSQLSVRKWDDYPGEDKAQNGGVDLKVYTDNNTAYTDLMAGNLDLVDDVPAAQLKNVQADLGDRYINTPAGIIQTLAFPFYDEQWNKDGMEKVREGLSRAIDRDQITDTIFQKTRTPATDWTSPVLGEEGGFKEGLCGDACEYDADAAKKLIQEGGGLPGGQVKITYNADTGSHKQWVDAVCNSINNALDNDKACVGNPVGTFADFRNQITDRKMSGPFRAGWQMDYPLIQNFLQPLYYTNASSNDGKWSNAEFDKLVDQANAESDTAKAVETFQQAEEVVRDNMAAIPLWYQNGSAGYSERLSDVALNPFSVPVYDQIKVG is encoded by the coding sequence ATGCGTGGAGCCACGCACGCCCGATGGATCGCCGGCGCGGTGGCGGTGGCTCTCGCCGCGACCGCCTGCGGAGGCGGGGACGACGACGGCGACGGCGGCAGCGGCAGCGGTGACGCCGGGGCCGTGCTCAGCTCCTCCTGGGGCGACCCGCAGAACCCGCTGGAGCCGGCCAACACCAACGAGGTGCAGGGCGGCAAGGTGCTGGACATGATCTTCCGCGGGCTGAAGCGGTACGACGCCAAGACCGGCGAGGCGAAGGACATGCTCGCCGAAAGCATCGAGACGACCGACTCGCAGAACTTCACCATCACGGTCAAGGACGGCTGGACCTTCCAGAACGGCGAGAAGGTCACCGCCAAGTCCTTCGTGGACGCCTGGAACTACGGGGCGAGCCTGAAGAACAACCAGCGGAACGCTTACTTCTTCGAGTACATCGAGGGCTACGACAAGACGCACCCCGCCGAGGGCGAGCAGACCGCCGACACGCTCTCCGGGCTGAAGGTCACCGGCGAGAACACCTTCACCGTCAAGCTCACCCAGAAGTTCTCGACCTTCCCCGACACCCTCGGCTACAACGCCTTCGCCCCGCTGCCGCAGTCCTTCTTCACCGACCACGACGCCTGGCTGGCCAAGCCCGTCGGCAACGGCCCGTACGCCGTCGAGTCCTACACCAAGGGCTCCCAGCTGTCCGTGCGGAAGTGGGACGACTACCCCGGCGAGGACAAGGCGCAGAACGGCGGGGTGGACCTGAAGGTCTACACCGACAACAACACCGCCTACACCGACCTGATGGCCGGCAACCTCGACCTCGTCGACGACGTCCCCGCCGCCCAGCTGAAGAACGTCCAGGCCGACCTCGGCGACCGGTACATCAACACCCCCGCTGGCATCATCCAGACCCTCGCCTTCCCGTTCTACGACGAGCAGTGGAACAAGGACGGCATGGAGAAGGTCCGTGAGGGGCTCTCCCGGGCGATCGACCGCGACCAGATCACCGACACCATCTTCCAGAAGACCCGCACCCCCGCCACCGACTGGACCTCCCCCGTCCTCGGCGAGGAGGGCGGCTTCAAGGAGGGCCTGTGCGGTGACGCCTGCGAGTACGACGCGGACGCGGCCAAGAAGCTCATCCAGGAGGGCGGCGGCCTCCCCGGCGGCCAGGTCAAGATCACGTACAACGCGGACACCGGCTCCCACAAGCAGTGGGTCGACGCCGTCTGCAACTCCATCAACAACGCCCTCGACAACGACAAGGCGTGCGTCGGCAACCCCGTCGGCACCTTCGCCGACTTCCGTAACCAGATCACCGACCGGAAGATGAGCGGCCCGTTCCGCGCCGGCTGGCAGATGGACTACCCGCTCATCCAGAACTTCCTGCAGCCGCTGTACTACACCAACGCCTCCTCCAACGACGGCAAGTGGTCCAACGCCGAGTTCGACAAGCTCGTCGACCAGGCCAACGCCGAGTCCGACACCGCCAAGGCCGTGGAGACGTTCCAGCAGGCCGAGGAGGTCGTCCGGGACAACATGGCCGCGATCCCGCTCTGGTACCAGAACGGCAGCGCCGGCTACTCGGAGCGGCTCTCCGACGTCGCCCTGAACCCGTTCAGCGTGCCGGTGTACGACCAGATCAAGGTCGGCTGA
- a CDS encoding ABC transporter permease — protein MGRYVARRLLQMIPVFVGATLLIFLMVNVMGDPIAGLCGDRECDPATAAQLRREFGLDKPVGQQYLTYMGNVFTGDFGTAFNGQEVTELMASAFPVTIRLTIVAILFEIVIGITLGVVTGLRRGRPVDTGALVVTLVVISVPTFVTGLLLQLLLGVEWGWIRPSVSSEAPFDELIVPGLVLASVSLAYVTRLTRTSIAENTRADYVRTAVAKGLPRHRVIRKHLLRNSLIPVVTFIGTDIGALMGGAIVTERIFNIHGVGYQLYQGILRQNTQTVVGFVTVLVLVFLVANLLVDLLYAVLDPRIRYA, from the coding sequence ATGGGACGGTACGTCGCCCGGCGCCTGCTCCAGATGATCCCGGTCTTCGTGGGCGCCACTCTCCTGATCTTCCTGATGGTGAACGTGATGGGCGACCCCATCGCGGGCCTCTGCGGCGACCGGGAGTGCGATCCGGCGACGGCCGCCCAGCTCAGACGGGAGTTCGGCCTCGACAAGCCGGTGGGGCAGCAGTACCTGACCTACATGGGGAACGTCTTCACCGGCGACTTCGGCACCGCGTTCAACGGGCAGGAGGTCACCGAGCTGATGGCCTCCGCCTTCCCCGTCACCATCCGGCTGACGATCGTCGCGATCCTGTTCGAGATCGTCATCGGCATCACGCTGGGGGTCGTCACCGGTCTGCGGCGCGGGCGGCCCGTCGACACCGGGGCGCTGGTGGTCACCCTGGTCGTCATCTCCGTCCCCACCTTCGTCACCGGGCTGCTGCTGCAACTGCTGCTGGGCGTGGAGTGGGGCTGGATCCGGCCGTCCGTCTCCTCCGAGGCACCCTTCGACGAGCTGATCGTCCCCGGGCTCGTCCTCGCCTCCGTCTCCCTCGCGTACGTCACCCGCCTGACCCGGACGTCCATCGCCGAGAACACCCGCGCCGACTACGTCCGCACCGCCGTCGCCAAAGGGCTGCCCCGGCACCGGGTGATCCGCAAGCACCTGCTGCGGAACTCCCTGATCCCCGTGGTCACCTTCATCGGCACCGACATCGGCGCGCTGATGGGCGGCGCCATCGTCACCGAGCGGATCTTCAACATCCACGGCGTCGGATACCAGCTCTACCAGGGCATCCTCCGCCAGAACACCCAGACCGTCGTCGGCTTCGTGACCGTCCTCGTACTGGTGTTCCTCGTCGCCAACCTGCTCGTCGACCTCCTCTACGCCGTACTCGACCCGAGGATCCGCTATGCCTGA
- a CDS encoding ABC transporter permease, whose product MPEPPPEEPHVSGGQRAAEDGAIAATGLDGTMDLATTEGETLEKGLGNADAGGPADKARSLWSDAWRDLRRNPVFIISALVILFLVVISLWPSLIASGNPLKCDLAKAQEGAQPGHPFGYDGQGCDVYTRTVYGARVSIAVGVCATLGVAILGSVLGGLAGFFGGFPDSILSRITDVFFAIPVVLGGLVLLSVVTNNSIWPVIGFMVLLGWPQISRIARGSVITAKQNDYVQAARALGASNSRMLLRHIAPNAVAPVIVVATIALGTYIALEATLSYLGVGLKPPSVSWGIDISAASPYIRNAPHALLWPSGALAITVLAFIMLGDAVRDALDPKLR is encoded by the coding sequence ATGCCTGAGCCACCCCCCGAGGAGCCGCACGTCTCGGGCGGCCAGCGCGCCGCCGAGGACGGTGCGATCGCCGCGACGGGACTGGACGGCACGATGGACCTGGCCACCACCGAGGGGGAGACCTTGGAGAAGGGGCTCGGCAACGCCGACGCGGGCGGCCCGGCCGACAAGGCCCGCAGCCTCTGGTCCGACGCCTGGCGCGACCTGCGGCGCAACCCCGTCTTCATCATCTCGGCCCTGGTGATCCTCTTCCTGGTCGTCATCTCCCTGTGGCCGTCGCTGATCGCCTCCGGCAACCCCCTCAAGTGCGACCTCGCCAAGGCCCAGGAGGGCGCGCAGCCCGGCCACCCGTTCGGGTACGACGGGCAGGGCTGCGACGTCTACACCCGTACCGTCTACGGGGCGCGGGTCTCCATCGCCGTCGGCGTCTGCGCCACGCTCGGCGTCGCGATCCTGGGGTCGGTGCTGGGCGGGCTCGCCGGGTTCTTCGGCGGGTTCCCGGACTCGATCCTGTCCCGGATCACCGACGTCTTCTTCGCGATCCCGGTGGTGCTCGGCGGTCTGGTGCTGCTCTCGGTGGTCACCAACAACTCCATCTGGCCCGTGATCGGTTTCATGGTGCTGCTGGGCTGGCCGCAGATCTCCCGCATCGCCCGGGGCTCGGTCATCACCGCCAAACAGAACGACTACGTCCAGGCCGCCCGCGCCCTCGGCGCCTCCAACTCCCGCATGCTGCTGCGCCACATCGCGCCCAACGCCGTCGCGCCGGTCATCGTCGTGGCCACCATCGCCCTCGGCACCTACATCGCCCTGGAGGCGACCCTGTCCTACCTCGGCGTCGGCCTGAAACCGCCCAGCGTCTCCTGGGGCATCGACATCTCCGCCGCCTCCCCGTACATCCGCAACGCCCCCCACGCCCTGCTGTGGCCCTCCGGAGCCCTGGCGATCACCGTCCTGGCCTTCATCATGCTGGGCGACGCGGTCCGCGACGCCCTCGACCCGAAGCTGAGGTGA
- a CDS encoding ABC transporter ATP-binding protein codes for MLLEVRDLHVEFRTRDGVAKAVNGVDYGVDEGQTLAVLGESGSGKSVTAQAIMGILDMPPGRITGGEILFKGQDLLKLKEEQRRKIRGAEMAMIFQDALSSLNPVLSVGDQLGEMFVVHRGMSKKDARARAVELMDRVRIPAAKERVRDYPHQFSGGMRQRIMIAMALALEPALIIADEPTTALDVTVQAQVMDLLAELQRELRMGLVLITHDLGVVADVADRIAVMYAGRIVESAPVHDIYKAPAHPYTRGLLDSIPRLDQKGQELYAIKGLPPNLMNIPPGCAFNPRCPMARDVCRTDVPPLYDVEPADGIRLSACHFWRECLDDRDIHDSHDRRTG; via the coding sequence ATGTTGCTCGAAGTGCGTGATCTGCACGTGGAGTTCCGCACCCGGGACGGGGTCGCCAAGGCCGTCAACGGGGTCGACTACGGGGTGGACGAGGGGCAGACGCTGGCCGTGCTGGGCGAGTCCGGCTCCGGGAAGTCGGTCACCGCGCAGGCGATCATGGGCATCCTCGACATGCCGCCCGGCAGGATCACCGGCGGCGAGATCCTCTTCAAGGGCCAGGACCTGCTGAAGCTCAAGGAGGAGCAGAGACGGAAGATCCGCGGGGCCGAGATGGCGATGATCTTCCAGGACGCGCTGTCGTCCCTCAACCCGGTCCTGTCCGTCGGCGACCAGCTCGGCGAGATGTTCGTCGTGCACCGGGGCATGTCGAAGAAGGACGCCCGCGCCAGGGCCGTCGAGCTGATGGACCGGGTCCGCATCCCCGCCGCCAAGGAGCGCGTACGGGACTACCCGCACCAGTTCTCCGGCGGTATGCGCCAGCGCATCATGATCGCCATGGCGCTGGCCCTAGAACCCGCGCTGATCATCGCCGACGAACCGACGACCGCGCTGGACGTCACCGTGCAGGCCCAGGTCATGGACCTCCTCGCCGAGCTCCAGCGGGAACTGCGCATGGGCCTCGTCCTGATCACGCACGACCTCGGCGTCGTCGCGGACGTCGCCGACCGCATCGCCGTGATGTACGCGGGCCGGATCGTCGAGTCCGCGCCCGTCCACGACATCTACAAGGCCCCGGCCCACCCGTACACCCGCGGCCTGCTCGACTCGATTCCGCGCCTGGACCAGAAGGGCCAGGAGCTGTACGCGATCAAGGGTCTGCCGCCCAACCTGATGAACATCCCGCCCGGCTGCGCCTTCAACCCCCGTTGCCCGATGGCCCGTGACGTGTGCCGGACCGACGTACCCCCGCTGTACGACGTGGAGCCGGCGGACGGGATCCGGCTGAGCGCCTGCCACTTCTGGAGGGAGTGCCTCGATGACCGCGACATCCACGACAGCCACGACCGCCGTACCGGCTGA
- a CDS encoding ABC transporter ATP-binding protein, with amino-acid sequence MTATSTTATTAVPAEPILEVSGLVKHYPLTEGILFKKQVGAVKAVDGVDFALGRGETLGIVGESGCGKSTVAKMLVHLERPTAGSIRYKGEDVTKLSGRALKTVRRNIQMVFQDPYTSLNPRMTVGDIIGEPYDIHPEVAPKGDRRRRVQELLDVVGLNPEYINRYPHQFSGGQRQRIGIARGLALRPEIIVADEPVSALDVSVQAQVINLLDRLQGEFGLSYVFIAHDLSIVRHISDRVGVMYLGRIVEIGRDAEIYDHPTHPYTQALLSAVPVPDPEAREHRERIILFGDVPSPTNIPSGCRFRTRCWKAQERCALEVPLLAVPAEFRLTTGPAAHDSACHFAEEKQVVPPDEPTEGPVGKPVDDHVDEPE; translated from the coding sequence ATGACCGCGACATCCACGACAGCCACGACCGCCGTACCGGCTGAGCCGATCCTGGAGGTCAGCGGCCTGGTCAAGCACTACCCGCTGACCGAGGGCATCCTCTTCAAGAAGCAGGTGGGCGCCGTGAAGGCGGTCGACGGCGTCGACTTCGCCCTCGGCCGGGGCGAGACCCTCGGCATCGTCGGCGAGTCCGGCTGCGGCAAGTCCACGGTCGCCAAGATGCTGGTCCACCTGGAACGGCCGACCGCCGGATCCATCCGCTACAAGGGCGAGGACGTCACCAAGCTCTCCGGCCGGGCCCTCAAGACCGTCCGCCGCAACATCCAGATGGTTTTCCAGGACCCGTACACCTCCCTCAACCCCCGGATGACGGTGGGCGACATCATCGGGGAGCCGTACGACATCCACCCCGAGGTCGCGCCCAAGGGGGACCGCAGGCGCCGGGTGCAGGAACTCCTCGACGTGGTCGGCCTCAACCCCGAGTACATCAACCGCTATCCGCACCAGTTCTCCGGCGGCCAGCGCCAACGCATCGGCATCGCCCGGGGGTTGGCGCTCCGTCCCGAGATCATCGTCGCCGACGAACCAGTCTCCGCGCTGGACGTCTCCGTCCAGGCCCAGGTGATCAACCTGCTGGACCGCCTCCAGGGCGAGTTCGGGCTGTCGTACGTCTTCATCGCCCACGACCTGTCCATCGTGCGGCACATCTCCGACCGGGTGGGTGTGATGTACCTGGGGCGGATCGTGGAGATCGGCCGCGACGCCGAGATCTACGACCACCCGACGCACCCCTACACCCAGGCGCTGCTGTCCGCCGTGCCCGTCCCGGACCCCGAGGCCCGCGAGCACCGGGAGCGGATCATCCTCTTCGGCGACGTGCCCTCCCCGACGAACATCCCCTCCGGGTGCCGTTTCCGCACGCGGTGCTGGAAGGCTCAGGAACGCTGTGCGCTGGAGGTGCCGCTGCTGGCGGTTCCCGCGGAGTTCCGGCTCACCACCGGTCCGGCCGCCCACGACTCGGCCTGCCATTTCGCGGAGGAGAAACAGGTGGTGCCGCCTGACGAGCCGACGGAGGGGCCGGTGGGAAAACCCGTGGACGATCATGTGGATGAGCCAGAATAA
- a CDS encoding S9 family peptidase — MTTQPESFPRRHARTQRFSLGAPRAFSVAPDGSRVAFLRSSSGTDRANKLWVMDLPDGGERVAADPGALLAGSAEELSAEERARRERLREGGAGIVGYATDAAVELASFALSGRLFVAELRAGTARELDVPGPVIDPRPSPDGRRVAYVARGALRVVAVEGGADLALAEEEAENVTLGLAEFIAAEEMGRSRGFWWSPESDRLLVARVDDTPVRRWWISDPAQPERDPRQVAYPVAGSANAEVRLFVIDLAGARTEVVWDRARYPYLAHVHWSAAGAPLILVQARDQRSQLFLAVDPDSGATRMVHADEDPHWLDLFPGVPAWSPSGRLVRVADEGGARVLAVGERPLTGPQLHVRAVLDVADADVLVSASAGEAAADPEIGEIHVYRVNELGVERVSQEPGVHSAVRAGGVTVLVSAVPGQAGARVQVLRDGKQVATVASHAENPGMSPRVRFTQGGARRVPCALLMPSDYDGVTPLPVLMDPYGGPHGPRVLAAHNAHLTSQWFADQGFAVVVADGRGTPGRSPAWEKEIDGDFTLSLDDQVEALHDLATSHPLDLSRVAIRGWSYGGWLAALAVLRRPDVFHAGIAGAPVTDWRLYDTHYTERYLGDPAKNTAAYAKSSLITDEGLSSPAEPHRPLMIVHGTADDNVVFAHALRLSSALLAAGRPHEVLPLSGVTHITPQEQVAENLLLLQVDFLKRSLGLV, encoded by the coding sequence ATGACGACCCAGCCCGAGTCCTTCCCTCGCCGACACGCCCGGACCCAACGTTTCTCCCTCGGCGCGCCGAGGGCTTTCTCCGTCGCGCCGGACGGTTCCCGCGTGGCGTTCCTGCGGTCCTCGTCCGGCACCGACCGGGCCAACAAGCTGTGGGTGATGGACCTCCCGGACGGCGGGGAGCGCGTGGCGGCCGACCCGGGGGCGCTGCTCGCGGGCTCCGCGGAGGAGTTGTCGGCCGAGGAGCGCGCGCGCCGGGAGCGCCTGCGTGAGGGTGGCGCCGGGATCGTCGGCTACGCCACCGACGCGGCCGTGGAGTTGGCCTCTTTCGCCTTGTCAGGGCGGCTTTTCGTGGCCGAGCTGCGGGCCGGGACGGCACGTGAACTGGACGTTCCCGGGCCGGTGATCGACCCCCGCCCCTCGCCCGACGGCCGCCGCGTCGCGTATGTCGCCCGCGGCGCGCTGCGGGTGGTCGCGGTGGAGGGCGGTGCCGACCTGGCGCTCGCCGAGGAGGAGGCGGAGAACGTCACCCTCGGTCTGGCGGAGTTCATCGCGGCCGAGGAGATGGGCCGTTCACGTGGTTTCTGGTGGTCGCCGGAGTCGGACCGGCTGCTGGTGGCGCGGGTGGACGACACGCCGGTGCGCCGCTGGTGGATCTCGGACCCGGCACAGCCGGAAAGGGACCCACGGCAGGTGGCGTACCCGGTGGCCGGGAGCGCGAACGCGGAGGTGCGGCTCTTCGTGATCGACCTCGCCGGGGCGCGCACGGAGGTCGTGTGGGACCGGGCCCGTTACCCGTATCTGGCGCATGTGCACTGGTCAGCGGCGGGTGCGCCGTTGATCCTGGTGCAGGCGCGGGACCAGCGCAGCCAGTTGTTCCTGGCCGTGGACCCGGACTCGGGGGCGACCCGGATGGTGCACGCCGACGAAGATCCACATTGGCTTGATCTTTTCCCCGGGGTGCCCGCGTGGAGTCCGTCGGGCCGGCTCGTGCGTGTCGCGGACGAGGGCGGCGCGCGGGTGCTGGCGGTCGGCGAACGGCCTTTGACGGGACCGCAGTTGCACGTCCGCGCGGTGCTCGACGTCGCGGACGCCGATGTGCTGGTCTCGGCCTCGGCCGGCGAGGCGGCGGCCGACCCGGAGATCGGGGAGATCCACGTCTACCGCGTGAACGAGCTGGGCGTGGAGCGCGTCTCCCAGGAACCCGGCGTGCACTCGGCGGTGCGCGCCGGGGGTGTGACCGTACTCGTCTCGGCCGTTCCGGGGCAGGCCGGCGCCCGGGTTCAGGTGCTGCGCGACGGCAAGCAGGTGGCGACCGTGGCATCTCATGCCGAAAATCCCGGTATGTCACCGCGCGTGCGGTTCACACAGGGGGGCGCACGCCGCGTACCGTGCGCCCTGCTTATGCCGAGCGACTACGACGGGGTCACACCCCTGCCGGTCCTCATGGACCCCTACGGCGGTCCGCACGGCCCCCGGGTGCTCGCCGCGCACAACGCGCACCTCACCTCGCAGTGGTTCGCCGACCAGGGTTTCGCGGTGGTGGTCGCCGACGGGCGCGGCACCCCCGGCCGCTCCCCCGCCTGGGAGAAGGAGATCGACGGGGACTTCACGCTCTCCCTGGACGACCAGGTGGAGGCGCTGCACGACCTGGCGACGTCGCATCCGCTGGACCTGTCCCGGGTGGCGATCCGCGGCTGGTCGTACGGCGGCTGGCTGGCGGCCCTCGCGGTGCTGCGCCGCCCGGACGTCTTCCACGCCGGTATCGCGGGCGCCCCGGTCACCGACTGGCGGCTGTACGACACGCACTACACCGAGCGCTATCTCGGCGATCCGGCGAAGAACACGGCGGCGTACGCGAAGAGTTCACTGATCACGGACGAGGGGCTGTCCTCGCCCGCCGAGCCGCACCGCCCGCTGATGATCGTGCACGGCACCGCCGACGACAACGTGGTCTTCGCGCACGCGCTGCGCCTGTCCTCCGCGCTGCTCGCGGCCGGCCGGCCCCACGAGGTGCTGCCGCTGTCCGGCGTCACCCACATCACCCCGCAGGAACAGGTCGCGGAGAACCTGCTGCTGCTCCAGGTCGACTTCCTGAAGCGTTCGCTCGGCCTGGTCTAG
- the mshB gene encoding N-acetyl-1-D-myo-inositol-2-amino-2-deoxy-alpha-D-glucopyranoside deacetylase gives MTDLSTRRLLLVHAHPDDESINNGATMARYAAEGARVTLVTCTLGEEGEVIPPHLAHLAPDRDDKLGPHRVDELAEAMKKLGVTDHRFLGGPGRYRDSGMMGVAQNDRPGAFWSADVDEAAAHLVEVIREVHPQVLVTYDPDGGYGHPDHIQAHRVAMRAADLTADPGFRPDLGEPWEIAKVYWNRVPRGVLLEGFGRLRRDLAEPGRLPFERAASVTDVPGVVDDHIVTTEIDGTDFAAAKAAAMRAHATQIEVAEPYFVLSNRLAQPLLTTEYYELVRGRREGGSRESDLFEGIPGISFEEQQNGTAL, from the coding sequence ATGACGGATCTGTCCACCCGCCGACTGCTCCTGGTGCACGCGCACCCGGACGACGAGTCGATCAACAACGGCGCGACCATGGCCAGGTACGCGGCCGAGGGAGCGCGGGTGACGCTGGTGACCTGCACCCTCGGCGAGGAGGGCGAGGTCATCCCGCCCCACCTCGCCCACCTCGCGCCCGACCGCGACGACAAGCTCGGCCCGCACCGCGTGGACGAGCTGGCCGAGGCCATGAAGAAGCTCGGCGTCACCGACCACCGCTTCCTCGGCGGCCCCGGCCGCTACCGCGACTCCGGGATGATGGGCGTCGCACAGAACGACCGGCCCGGCGCCTTCTGGTCCGCCGACGTCGACGAGGCCGCGGCCCACCTGGTCGAGGTGATCCGCGAGGTACACCCCCAGGTCCTCGTCACCTACGACCCCGACGGCGGCTACGGCCACCCCGACCACATCCAGGCCCACCGTGTCGCCATGCGCGCCGCCGACCTGACCGCCGACCCCGGCTTCCGCCCCGATCTGGGCGAGCCCTGGGAGATCGCCAAGGTCTACTGGAACCGGGTGCCGCGCGGGGTGCTCCTGGAGGGCTTCGGCCGGCTCCGCCGCGATCTCGCCGAGCCCGGACGGCTGCCGTTCGAACGGGCCGCGAGCGTGACCGATGTGCCCGGAGTGGTGGACGACCACATCGTCACCACCGAGATCGACGGCACCGACTTCGCGGCAGCGAAGGCCGCCGCGATGCGCGCGCACGCCACCCAGATCGAGGTCGCCGAGCCGTACTTCGTCCTCTCCAACCGGCTGGCCCAGCCGCTGCTGACCACCGAGTACTACGAGTTGGTCCGGGGCAGACGCGAAGGCGGGAGCCGGGAGAGCGACTTGTTCGAGGGGATTCCCGGCATCTCTTTCGAGGAACAGCAGAACGGAACGGCCCTGTGA
- a CDS encoding DUF6113 family protein, with the protein MTAKDRPTSGQGPALAQPLTFPPLGRAAAHLGLLVLGAVVGVAGGLLQAAWFPGGLLLALLGAAGLFLGGARAMGGRAGAVAPAAGWMISVVLLTSTRPEGDFLFGAGAGSYLFLLGGMAVAVMCATLGWGRQPTGSDARLGK; encoded by the coding sequence ATGACCGCGAAGGACCGGCCGACGAGCGGGCAAGGCCCCGCGCTCGCACAGCCGTTGACGTTCCCCCCGCTGGGGCGGGCCGCCGCGCACCTGGGACTCCTCGTGCTGGGAGCCGTGGTCGGGGTGGCCGGCGGGCTGCTCCAAGCGGCCTGGTTCCCCGGGGGGTTGCTGCTCGCGCTGCTCGGCGCGGCCGGGCTGTTCCTGGGCGGCGCCCGGGCGATGGGCGGCCGGGCCGGGGCCGTTGCGCCGGCCGCCGGCTGGATGATCTCCGTCGTCCTGCTGACGTCCACCCGGCCGGAGGGGGACTTCCTGTTCGGCGCGGGGGCGGGCTCGTACCTTTTCCTGCTCGGCGGCATGGCTGTGGCTGTGATGTGCGCCACCCTTGGGTGGGGGCGGCAACCGACCGGGTCCGACGCCCGACTTGGGAAGTGA
- a CDS encoding ABC transporter ATP-binding protein, with translation MTTTTTTPTEAATRSAVVAFDNVTKAYGDVRAVDGLTLALHPGETVALLGPNGAGKSTTLDLLLGLRNPDSGTIDIFGTGPREAITAGRVGAMLQSGGLMDEVTVAELVRLACALHPRPYPVSEVLARAGVTQIADRKVHKLSGGQVQRVRFALATAGDSDLIVLDEPTTGMDVTARQAFWSTMREQADRGRTVLFATHYLEEADAIADRVLVLHRGRLLADGTAAEIKARAGARRVTFDLPDGPLDEPRLRNLPFLTTLDVSGRTVRIQSTDADATVHALYGLGVYPRNLEVTGLGLEQAFVAITAAEEARSK, from the coding sequence ATGACGACGACCACGACGACGCCCACCGAGGCCGCCACCCGGTCCGCGGTGGTGGCGTTCGACAACGTGACGAAGGCGTACGGCGACGTCCGGGCCGTGGACGGCCTGACGCTCGCCCTGCACCCGGGGGAGACCGTGGCCCTGCTGGGCCCGAACGGCGCCGGCAAGTCGACCACCCTCGACCTGCTGCTCGGCCTCAGGAACCCCGACAGCGGCACGATCGACATCTTCGGCACCGGCCCGCGCGAGGCGATCACCGCCGGACGCGTGGGCGCCATGCTGCAGAGCGGCGGCCTGATGGACGAGGTCACGGTCGCCGAACTCGTCCGGCTCGCCTGCGCCCTGCACCCCAGGCCGTACCCGGTCTCCGAGGTCCTCGCCCGCGCCGGAGTCACCCAGATCGCCGACCGCAAGGTCCACAAGCTCTCCGGAGGCCAGGTCCAGCGGGTCCGCTTCGCCCTCGCCACGGCCGGCGACAGCGACCTGATCGTCCTGGACGAGCCCACCACCGGCATGGACGTCACCGCCCGCCAGGCCTTCTGGTCCACCATGCGCGAACAGGCCGACCGGGGCCGCACCGTCCTCTTCGCCACCCACTACCTCGAAGAGGCCGACGCCATCGCCGACCGCGTGCTCGTCCTGCACCGGGGTCGGCTGCTGGCCGACGGCACGGCGGCCGAGATCAAGGCCAGGGCGGGCGCCCGCCGCGTCACCTTCGACCTGCCCGACGGCCCGCTCGACGAGCCACGGCTGCGGAACCTCCCCTTCCTGACCACGCTCGACGTGTCCGGCCGTACCGTCCGCATCCAGTCCACCGACGCCGACGCGACCGTCCACGCCCTCTACGGCCTCGGTGTGTACCCCCGCAACCTGGAGGTCACCGGCCTCGGTCTGGAGCAGGCCTTCGTCGCGATCACCGCCGCCGAGGAGGCGAGGTCGAAGTGA